The SAR116 cluster alpha proteobacterium HIMB100 region CTCAGGCTGCACATCTCGATACGTTAGTGATTTTGATATTAGGGATTGGCGTTCTCGGAACTGCGATGGCCTATCCGCTATATTTCAAAGTACTTGAACTGGCGGGGGCTTCAAATTTGTTATTGGTGACCATCATTGTGCCGATTTTTGCCTTGTCGCTCGACGCGCTGCTGTTGGGCCAGTGGGTGAGTTGGTCTGCCCTGGCAGGGTTCGGTCTGGTTGCTTTTGGCTTATCTGTAATGGATGGGCGGTTATATACCTACATAAACCGTTTAGCCGGCAGGTAGCATCAGCAGTTCAATTACCCACAGGCTGCCCATGCCGACCACAATTGTAATGATGACACGGCCTGTAATCAGCGTAGCGACCAGCGCAAGCAAGGCGGCAAAGATGCGCATATTATCAGTTAACAGCAAGCGTCCCTCTGGCAAAAATACGCCATAAATCACAATCGGTGTAAGTACTGCCACAGGAACATAATGCAGGGCTTTTTCTAGCAGCGGCGGCAGCTGTTTGGGCAAGAGGTCGGTCAGAGGCAGAAACCGGGTCGAAAAAGTCAGCATCCCGCAAACAAAGATCAGGCTCCACAGAATTAAATTATCCATCAGATAGTGCCTTTCTGTGCCGTCAGGCGTTCCGTCAACAGCCCGCCAGTGATGCCCGCAAAAGCAGCAAGAATGAGCCACAGATTCCACGGCAGATGATAGCTGATCAACACTGTTATGGATGCGCAGCAGGCAGCAACCAGCTCAGCTGGACGTCTGATAATAGGGGCCAGAATGGCAATAAAAGTCAGCGGGATCACAAAGCCAAGCGACAAGCTGTCAGGCAGTGTCTGGCCAATCACAACGCCGCTGATGGTTGAGACCTGCCAGAACAGGTGCAATGTCAATCCTGTGCCCAGCAGATGAAAATGCATATAAGAGGATGCAGGTTGCTGAGAAAATCGCCTGATTGATACAGCATAAGCTTCATCTGTTAACAAATAAGCCAGGCCAAGACGCCACGGTAACGGCAGGTCGCGCAGATAGGTGGCCATCGACAGCCCATAAAGGGTATGTCTCAGATTGATTGTCGTCACCGATGCCAAAATGATCCCAAAGGGGGTTCCGGCTGCAACCAGTTGGGCAAATACAATCTGACTTGCGCCGCCAAAAAGGATAAGCGACAAACATACAGTCTGCATCGGGCTGAGCCCGCTTTCAACGCCCAGAATGCCAAACACCAAGCCGAAGGGAATAATGCCAATTTGCAAAGGCAGTTCCTCACTCACACCGGCTTTGAATTCTTGCCAAGCTGTCCTGTTTTTTGTGGTTGATCTGTGCATCTGTCTGACGTTGCTTTTTTTGCCTCAACTCAGTAGACAGAAGTTTTAAGCGGAAAGTATTTTCAAGACAACCACAATTCAGGACTGGCATAATGGCTCGATCAATATTGGATAATCTTGAACAACTGACAGGAAAGACGCTTCTTGTCCGTGTTGATTTCAACTGTCCTCTGGCAGAGGGTCAAGTTGCAGACAGTACGCGTATCGATCGTGTTCTGCCGGGCTTGAAAAAATTGACTGATGCAGGCGCAAGACTTGTGCTGCTCAGCCATTTGGGACGACCAAAGGGACAGAGATTGCCTCAGTTCAGTTTGCAGCCTGTCTGTGATTATCTCAGCTCTGCACTGGGCTACAGCGTCCCGCTTTTAGCAGAACCTGTTGCTGCTGAGCGGCCCGCGGCTGGCAAGATTGTAATGCTTGAAAATCTGCGGTTCTGGCCTGAAGAAGAAGCGAATGATCAGGGGTTTGCTGCACGGCTTGCTGCTTTGGGTGATATCTATGTAAATGATGCGTTTTCCTGTGCGCACCGTGCCCATGCTTCTACAGATGCCCTTGCCCGTCTTCTGCCCGCCTTTGCGGGACCTGTGATGGTTACAGAACTCCAGGCTGTAGGTGCGGCTTTGGAAGATCCTCAGCGTCCTGTTGCAGCTGTTGTCGGTGGAGCTAAAGTGTCAACCAAGCTGGATGTGCTCACCCATCTCATCGATAAAGTAGACATATTGCTCTTAGGGGGCGGCATGGCCAACACCTTTCTGGCCGCCAAAGGGATGGATATGGGGGCGTCGCTGATGGAGCCTGACCTGATTGACACAGCTGCTGACATCATCGCTGCCGCAGATAAAAAAGGCTGCAAGCTTATGCTGCCTGAAGATGGGTTGGCTGCTGTTGAATTCAAGGCAGGTGCCGCGCACAGACACATCCCAAATCATGCTATTTTGAATGCAGAAATGATGCTGGATATTGGCCCCACAGCGATAAGCCATTATCAGGAGGCGTTGGCTGGAGCACGAACGGTTCTGTGGAATGGGCCTATGGGTGCGTTTGAGATCGCTCCCTTTGATAGAGCAACGGTTGCATTAGCCCGGACGGTTGCTTCGGCAACACAGGCTGGGGAGCTGTTATCTGTCGCTGGCGGTGGAGATACTGTAGCTGCGCTGAACCATGCTGGCGTCACCGAACAATTCAGTTATGTATCACTCGCGGGCGGTGCGTTTTTGGAATATATTGAAGGAAAGACCTTGCCGGGTGTTGCGGTTCTGGCGGAATGACCCATCTGTAAGCGTAGCTACATATCTTAAGCGTAGCTACATATCTGCAGTAAGGAGAGGTCGAGATGTTCTTCACGAACCCCTTTAAGTCCCGTTTGCCGACCAAAGCTGAAGCGTTGCCTGATCGGACTGAACCTGTTTTGCAGGCACAGCCTCACGCGGTTCATGGGCGCGCTATTGTGCCGCCTTTTCCAGAAGGGGCGCAGGCGATTTATCTGGGCTTAGGTTGTTTCTGGGGTGCAGAAAGGTTGTTCTGGCAACTGGACGGTGTCTGGACAACGGCTGTTGGCTATATGGGGGGGATGACCGAAAACCCAACTTATGACGAGGTTTGTTCAGGGCAGACGGGTCATACTGAAGCAGTTTTAGTGGTCTATCAGCCAGCAGTGGTCAAGCTTGAACAGATATTGAGCGTGTTTTGGCAAGCACATGATCCCACTCAAGGCAACCGTCAGGGGAATGACATCGGCACACAATACAGATCTGCCATTTATGCAGCTGATGAGGCCAGCCTGGAGTTAGCGCGCCAGACCTGTAAAACTTATGGTCAGGCTCTTCGCCAAGCGGGGTATGGTCC contains the following coding sequences:
- a CDS encoding methionine-S-sulfoxide reductase (PFAM: Peptide methionine sulfoxide reductase~TIGRFAM: methionine-S-sulfoxide reductase), with the protein product MFFTNPFKSRLPTKAEALPDRTEPVLQAQPHAVHGRAIVPPFPEGAQAIYLGLGCFWGAERLFWQLDGVWTTAVGYMGGMTENPTYDEVCSGQTGHTEAVLVVYQPAVVKLEQILSVFWQAHDPTQGNRQGNDIGTQYRSAIYAADEASLELARQTCKTYGQALRQAGYGPITTEITIARQFFYAENYHQQYLHKVPNGYCGLSGCNVHYPDPV
- a CDS encoding putative membrane protein (PFAM: Branched-chain amino acid transport protein (AzlD)) produces the protein MDNLILWSLIFVCGMLTFSTRFLPLTDLLPKQLPPLLEKALHYVPVAVLTPIVIYGVFLPEGRLLLTDNMRIFAALLALVATLITGRVIITIVVGMGSLWVIELLMLPAG
- a CDS encoding 3-phosphoglycerate kinase (PFAM: Phosphoglycerate kinase): MARSILDNLEQLTGKTLLVRVDFNCPLAEGQVADSTRIDRVLPGLKKLTDAGARLVLLSHLGRPKGQRLPQFSLQPVCDYLSSALGYSVPLLAEPVAAERPAAGKIVMLENLRFWPEEEANDQGFAARLAALGDIYVNDAFSCAHRAHASTDALARLLPAFAGPVMVTELQAVGAALEDPQRPVAAVVGGAKVSTKLDVLTHLIDKVDILLLGGGMANTFLAAKGMDMGASLMEPDLIDTAADIIAAADKKGCKLMLPEDGLAAVEFKAGAAHRHIPNHAILNAEMMLDIGPTAISHYQEALAGARTVLWNGPMGAFEIAPFDRATVALARTVASATQAGELLSVAGGGDTVAALNHAGVTEQFSYVSLAGGAFLEYIEGKTLPGVAVLAE
- a CDS encoding putative branched-chain amino acid permease (azaleucine resistance) (PFAM: AzlC protein~TIGRFAM: 4-azaleucine resistance probable transporter AzlC) — its product is MHRSTTKNRTAWQEFKAGVSEELPLQIGIIPFGLVFGILGVESGLSPMQTVCLSLILFGGASQIVFAQLVAAGTPFGIILASVTTINLRHTLYGLSMATYLRDLPLPWRLGLAYLLTDEAYAVSIRRFSQQPASSYMHFHLLGTGLTLHLFWQVSTISGVVIGQTLPDSLSLGFVIPLTFIAILAPIIRRPAELVAACCASITVLISYHLPWNLWLILAAFAGITGGLLTERLTAQKGTI